One genomic window of Inquilinus sp. KBS0705 includes the following:
- a CDS encoding TonB family protein, with protein MRFTFTLCFLFCVLACFAQADKITYYKNSGRQVTIPDSADFIRVVSAPDAGSKLTYVKEFYKNGKPKFVGTATGFEFFSLEGPAVSYFENGHRMSIANYKKGRLVGDSYEYFPNGKPYLFKQYIDNGQYAVPDFKLKAVYDTLGNTTAEDGNGILTIYSEDYSTAMESGPIKKGKRDGLLKGIANPDITFEETYKNGLLIDGTALKDGQTAHYKLRESSPEFIGGTFAFLKYITKNFRIPAADKGKNLSGRVLITFVVERDGKLTDIKVVRSVSPATDEAAVDVIKKSPDWNPAQYFGFTLRTKFTIPVNVDPEE; from the coding sequence ATGCGATTTACGTTTACCCTTTGCTTTTTATTTTGCGTGTTGGCATGCTTTGCGCAAGCTGATAAAATAACTTATTACAAAAATTCAGGCAGGCAGGTTACTATTCCTGATAGTGCCGACTTTATTCGTGTCGTCAGTGCGCCAGATGCGGGTTCTAAGCTTACCTATGTAAAAGAGTTTTACAAAAATGGCAAGCCGAAATTTGTGGGGACAGCTACAGGGTTTGAGTTTTTTTCGCTGGAAGGCCCCGCCGTTTCTTACTTTGAGAATGGGCACCGCATGTCTATAGCGAATTATAAAAAAGGGCGGCTTGTAGGGGATAGTTACGAATATTTCCCCAATGGCAAACCATATCTGTTTAAACAATACATTGATAATGGCCAGTATGCCGTTCCTGATTTCAAGCTGAAAGCCGTATACGATACGCTTGGCAATACAACGGCAGAAGATGGCAACGGAATCCTTACCATTTATTCTGAGGATTATTCTACCGCGATGGAAAGCGGCCCAATTAAAAAGGGTAAGAGGGATGGCTTATTGAAAGGAATAGCCAATCCTGATATAACTTTTGAAGAAACTTACAAAAATGGTTTATTAATAGATGGAACAGCTCTAAAAGATGGCCAGACTGCGCACTATAAACTAAGGGAATCGTCTCCTGAATTTATCGGCGGCACGTTTGCATTTTTAAAATATATTACTAAAAACTTCCGCATCCCTGCCGCCGACAAAGGAAAAAATTTAAGCGGGCGGGTTCTTATAACCTTCGTGGTCGAAAGAGATGGCAAGCTAACTGATATTAAAGTTGTTCGTTCTGTTAGTCCGGCAACTGATGAAGCTGCCGTCGATGTAATAAAAAAATCGCCAGACTGGAATCCTGCGCAATACTTTGGGTTTACGCTCCGTACCAAGTTTACAATTCCGGTAAATGTAGATCCTGAAGAATAA
- a CDS encoding aspartate 1-decarboxylase: MIIEVLKSKLHRVKVTQAELNYVGSITIDEDLIDAANIIPNEKVQIVNNNNGARFETYVIKGERGTGTVCLNGATARLAQVGDIIIIMSYAYMETEEARAYEPILIFPDANNKLIK; this comes from the coding sequence ATGATCATTGAGGTATTAAAATCAAAGCTACATCGAGTTAAGGTTACCCAGGCGGAGTTGAACTACGTGGGCAGCATAACTATTGATGAAGATTTAATTGATGCGGCCAACATCATCCCGAACGAAAAGGTGCAGATAGTAAACAATAACAACGGCGCCCGTTTTGAAACCTATGTAATAAAAGGCGAACGCGGCACAGGCACCGTATGCCTTAACGGCGCAACAGCACGTTTAGCGCAGGTGGGCGATATCATCATCATCATGTCGTATGCTTACATGGAAACCGAAGAGGCCCGCGCTTACGAACCCATCCTTATTTTCCCCGACGCAAATAATAAGTTAATTAAGTAA
- a CDS encoding pantoate--beta-alanine ligase → MKIFTTRTQIEQYLASAKGKTVGFVPTMGALHSGHLSLIARAKAGNDIVACSIFVNPTQFNDPKDLENYPRPIEADIAKLEQAGCDVLFNPPVTEIYDGNEHWHLNIGPLEHLLEGEFRPGHYQGVTQVVYKLLSIVKPDALYMGQKDYQQFMVVSRMVELLKVPVKMVMCPIERETDGLAMSSRNIHLSATDHEHALVLSRTLKWVMEHFNNNEIPQIQQQAFDMLKAEPGVEPEYLRIVDGQTLLPANVATKSVVALAAARVGKTRLIDNMLISQ, encoded by the coding sequence TTGAAGATATTTACCACCCGCACCCAAATTGAGCAATATTTAGCATCGGCCAAGGGAAAAACCGTTGGCTTTGTACCCACCATGGGCGCCTTGCACAGCGGGCACCTATCGCTTATAGCGCGGGCAAAAGCGGGTAACGATATTGTTGCATGCAGTATTTTTGTAAACCCAACCCAGTTTAACGACCCTAAAGACCTTGAAAATTACCCCCGGCCAATTGAGGCTGATATTGCCAAACTGGAGCAAGCTGGGTGTGATGTTTTGTTTAACCCGCCCGTAACCGAAATATATGATGGTAATGAGCATTGGCATTTAAACATTGGCCCGCTTGAGCATTTGCTGGAGGGCGAGTTTCGCCCGGGGCATTACCAGGGGGTTACCCAGGTGGTATATAAACTGCTTAGCATTGTTAAGCCCGATGCGCTTTACATGGGCCAAAAGGATTACCAGCAGTTTATGGTGGTTAGCCGAATGGTTGAGCTGCTCAAGGTGCCGGTTAAAATGGTGATGTGCCCTATTGAACGAGAGACCGATGGACTTGCCATGAGCTCGCGCAATATTCATCTGTCGGCTACCGACCATGAGCACGCATTGGTATTATCCCGTACGCTTAAGTGGGTAATGGAGCACTTTAATAACAACGAGATACCCCAAATACAGCAACAAGCCTTTGATATGCTAAAAGCCGAACCCGGCGTTGAACCCGAATACCTGCGCATTGTAGATGGCCAAACCCTTTTACCGGCCAATGTGGCCACCAAAAGCGTGGTAGCCTTAGCCGCCGCCCGTGTAGGTAAAACGAGGTTGATAGACAATATGTTGATTAGTCAATAG
- a CDS encoding starch synthase gives MGKSKLLFITHEMSPFLELTKIAEITRQLPQAMQEKGFEIRILMPRFGNINERRNRLHEVIRLSGMNIIINDNDNPLIIKVASIPAARMQVYFLDNEEYFQRKHVFNDKDGKFYADNDERMIFFCKGALETVKKLGWAPDVIHCHGWMSALIPAYLKTTYKDDPTFKNSKVVYSIYENDFTEKLDADFARKAVMGDMTEANTEVYKEGTNAAMYAGAIQYSDGIVLGSATIDADVLNNVKNSNKSVMDYVSTSDFENYYNFYDEITNDELVNVA, from the coding sequence ATGGGTAAATCTAAGCTTTTGTTCATAACTCATGAAATGTCTCCTTTCCTTGAACTTACAAAAATTGCCGAAATAACACGCCAGCTTCCGCAAGCAATGCAGGAAAAAGGTTTTGAAATTCGCATTTTGATGCCACGTTTCGGGAACATTAATGAGCGCAGGAACCGCCTGCACGAAGTTATCCGCTTATCGGGAATGAACATCATTATCAACGATAATGATAATCCATTGATCATAAAGGTTGCTTCAATCCCGGCGGCTCGTATGCAGGTTTATTTTTTAGATAACGAAGAGTACTTTCAACGCAAGCACGTATTTAACGACAAAGACGGTAAGTTTTATGCCGATAACGACGAACGCATGATTTTCTTTTGCAAAGGCGCATTAGAAACCGTTAAAAAACTGGGCTGGGCACCGGATGTTATCCATTGCCATGGCTGGATGAGCGCGTTGATACCCGCTTATTTAAAAACCACTTACAAAGACGACCCTACTTTTAAAAATTCAAAAGTAGTGTACTCTATTTACGAAAATGATTTTACCGAAAAATTGGATGCGGATTTTGCACGCAAAGCAGTAATGGGCGATATGACCGAGGCTAACACCGAGGTTTATAAAGAAGGGACCAATGCTGCCATGTATGCAGGTGCCATTCAATACAGCGACGGTATTGTGTTGGGCAGTGCAACTATTGATGCGGATGTGTTAAATAATGTTAAAAACAGCAATAAATCGGTTATGGATTACGTTTCAACTTCTGATTTCGAAAATTATTACAATTTTTACGACGAAATTACCAATGATGAATTGGTGAATGTTGCATAA
- a CDS encoding DUF4270 domain-containing protein has product MKFSKLGLLTLLISLFILNSCKRQEGIGLGVDEENQLNGTLIADTNITVTTVPEDSVLSASAGTAPLAYFKDPALGTTEANLVIVPTFPGTASTFSLPSGTISIDSAVMVLPYAAGFYGDSLTSKYKVDVYQLGERVSNSKTYYNTYHFSHEAPLLGTKTFYARPNDSLTIAKIRADSTDTVQKVMPQIRIPISKNFINNNFFAASGTVLGSADIFQNTIRGFYLGLDKTATTGPGGIVMLSADKALVNIYYKRVNGTTTDTSMISLPAFNRIAEIKHTHTTEVQAALNGTSKTGLAYIEGLAGTRVKLSFPNIKNTFAALGSDVVLNRAELVIKVAPNSVAPYAPITRLTLYKYDIAKQRVQVQDASSTDPRAGVFGGYYVPSKGEYHFIVTAFIQDLYRGKTVDYGTFLAATAPTVTDVIGVVPDISVAQRTIAIGSNSASRIKLNIIYTKIK; this is encoded by the coding sequence ATGAAATTTTCCAAATTAGGCTTATTAACCCTGTTAATAAGTCTTTTTATTTTGAATAGCTGTAAACGCCAGGAAGGCATTGGTTTGGGTGTTGATGAAGAGAACCAGTTAAACGGAACTTTAATTGCCGATACCAATATTACAGTTACTACCGTTCCCGAAGATTCAGTACTCTCCGCGTCGGCTGGTACCGCTCCTCTGGCGTATTTTAAAGACCCGGCATTGGGAACAACCGAAGCAAATTTGGTTATCGTACCCACTTTTCCGGGTACTGCATCGACATTTTCCTTACCAAGCGGAACGATAAGTATTGATTCGGCTGTAATGGTTTTGCCGTATGCAGCCGGTTTTTATGGCGATTCGCTTACATCCAAATATAAAGTTGATGTGTATCAGTTAGGCGAGCGTGTATCAAATAGTAAAACCTATTACAACACTTACCATTTTTCGCATGAGGCGCCGCTATTGGGCACAAAAACATTTTATGCCCGACCTAATGATAGCTTAACTATTGCAAAGATCCGAGCAGATTCAACAGATACCGTGCAAAAGGTGATGCCACAAATACGCATACCTATATCTAAAAACTTTATTAACAATAACTTTTTTGCTGCATCCGGTACAGTTTTGGGTTCTGCGGATATATTCCAAAATACAATAAGAGGCTTTTATCTTGGTTTAGATAAAACTGCCACAACAGGGCCCGGTGGCATTGTTATGTTGTCGGCGGATAAAGCACTGGTGAATATTTATTACAAAAGGGTTAACGGAACAACGACAGATACTTCTATGATAAGTTTGCCGGCATTTAACCGCATTGCCGAAATTAAACATACGCATACTACAGAAGTACAGGCAGCATTAAATGGGACCTCTAAAACAGGTCTTGCTTATATCGAGGGCCTGGCGGGCACAAGGGTGAAATTGAGTTTTCCTAATATAAAAAATACATTTGCGGCTTTGGGAAGCGATGTAGTATTAAACAGGGCAGAACTGGTAATTAAGGTTGCACCTAATAGTGTTGCCCCATATGCACCTATTACCAGGCTTACCTTATATAAGTACGATATTGCCAAACAGCGTGTTCAGGTGCAGGATGCGTCAAGTACCGACCCGCGCGCCGGCGTATTTGGTGGATATTACGTTCCTTCAAAAGGCGAGTACCACTTTATAGTAACAGCGTTTATACAGGACCTTTACCGGGGTAAAACTGTTGATTACGGCACTTTCCTGGCTGCAACAGCACCAACTGTAACCGATGTGATAGGCGTTGTACCCGACATAAGCGTTGCCCAACGAACGATTGCTATCGGTTCTAATTCGGCCAGCCGAATAAAGCTCAATATAATTTACACAAAAATTAAATAG
- the glmS gene encoding glutamine--fructose-6-phosphate transaminase (isomerizing), translating to MCGIVGYIGYRDAYPIIIKGLHRLEYRGYDSAGIALADDALNIYKKAGKVSDLEDSVEGANLAGTAGMGHTRWATHGPPSDRNSHPHTSGDSKLTIIHNGIIENYGVLKEALLAKGHSFKSDTDTEVLVHLIEEIQHVTALDLRESVRLALNRVIGAYAIVIMSADEPDELIAARKGSPMVIGVGKGEYFIASDATPIVEYTKNVIYLNDNEIAYVKRDDLLVKNINNTVQTPYIQELELKLEMLEKGGYEHFMLKEIYEQPRSIRDCLRGRIYPAQGNVQLGGIKEYVEKLKNIDRIIIVACGTSWHAGLVGEYLIEEYARVPVEVEYASEFRYRNPIISSKDLVIAISQSGETADTMAAIELAKQKGATIFGICNVVGASIPRLTHAGVYTHAGPEIGVASTKAFTSQVTVLTLMAFYIAQQRGTITQSKFIEYLTELDEIPELVEQALKSNDQIKEIAERFKDSANCLFLGRGSSFPVALEGALKLKEISYIHAEGYPAAEMKHGPIALIDADMPVVFIATQNSSYEKVISNIQEVKARGGHVIAIVSEGDTEVKEMADYTIEIPLTGETFVPLLATIPLQLLAYHIAVLRGCNVDQPRNLAKSVTVE from the coding sequence ATGTGCGGCATAGTAGGCTATATAGGGTACCGCGATGCGTATCCGATAATAATTAAAGGATTACACCGATTAGAGTATCGCGGCTACGACAGCGCCGGTATAGCTTTGGCCGATGACGCCCTTAATATTTACAAAAAGGCCGGCAAGGTAAGCGACCTTGAAGACTCGGTAGAAGGGGCCAACCTTGCAGGCACCGCCGGTATGGGACACACACGCTGGGCTACACACGGCCCGCCAAGTGATCGTAATTCGCACCCGCACACATCAGGCGATAGTAAGCTAACCATTATACATAATGGCATTATCGAAAACTATGGCGTACTTAAAGAAGCCTTATTAGCAAAAGGCCATTCCTTTAAAAGCGATACCGACACCGAGGTGCTGGTACACCTTATTGAAGAAATACAGCATGTTACCGCCCTTGACCTGCGCGAATCTGTTCGCCTGGCGCTAAATAGGGTGATAGGCGCCTATGCCATAGTAATTATGAGCGCCGATGAGCCTGATGAATTAATAGCCGCCCGTAAAGGCAGCCCTATGGTAATTGGTGTAGGTAAAGGTGAGTATTTTATTGCCTCAGACGCTACCCCAATAGTAGAGTATACCAAAAATGTGATTTATCTAAACGATAATGAGATAGCCTACGTAAAGCGCGACGACCTGTTGGTAAAAAATATTAACAACACCGTACAGACCCCCTACATACAGGAGCTTGAACTTAAGCTGGAAATGCTTGAAAAGGGCGGCTACGAGCATTTTATGCTAAAGGAGATATACGAGCAACCCCGCTCTATCCGCGACTGCCTGCGTGGCCGTATTTATCCCGCACAAGGCAATGTGCAGTTAGGCGGCATAAAAGAATACGTAGAGAAGTTAAAGAACATAGACCGTATTATTATTGTAGCCTGCGGTACATCATGGCACGCCGGCCTGGTAGGCGAATATTTGATAGAAGAATATGCACGTGTACCGGTTGAGGTTGAGTATGCTTCAGAGTTCAGGTATCGTAACCCTATCATATCATCAAAAGATCTGGTAATAGCCATTTCACAATCGGGCGAAACAGCCGATACTATGGCAGCTATCGAGCTGGCTAAACAAAAGGGCGCAACCATTTTTGGTATATGTAACGTAGTAGGCGCATCAATACCCCGCCTTACTCACGCGGGCGTTTACACACATGCAGGCCCCGAGATTGGCGTGGCATCAACCAAAGCCTTTACATCGCAGGTTACTGTATTAACGCTGATGGCCTTTTACATTGCCCAGCAGCGCGGTACTATTACACAAAGCAAGTTTATTGAATACCTTACCGAGCTTGACGAGATACCGGAGTTGGTTGAGCAGGCCTTAAAATCAAACGATCAGATCAAAGAAATTGCCGAACGTTTTAAAGACTCGGCCAATTGTTTATTCCTTGGCCGGGGCAGCTCGTTCCCCGTGGCTTTGGAGGGCGCTTTAAAGCTCAAGGAGATATCCTACATACATGCCGAGGGTTATCCGGCAGCGGAAATGAAACACGGCCCTATAGCCCTTATTGATGCCGATATGCCGGTGGTGTTTATTGCTACGCAAAACTCATCTTACGAGAAAGTGATAAGCAATATACAGGAGGTTAAGGCTCGTGGCGGACACGTTATCGCTATAGTATCTGAAGGAGACACCGAGGTAAAAGAAATGGCTGATTACACCATAGAGATTCCTTTAACAGGTGAGACCTTTGTGCCATTATTAGCTACCATACCGCTACAGTTACTGGCTTATCATATAGCGGTGCTACGTGGCTGTAATGTCGATCAGCCCCGCAACCTTGCCAAATCCGTAACAGTAGAATAG
- a CDS encoding LysR family transcriptional regulator, with product MTITQLEYAIAVDTYRSFVAAAEKCFVTQPTLSMQIHKLEETLGVKLFDRGRQPVVPTEIGAEIIAQARVLLAESEKIKEIISDRQKDLSGELKVGIIPTVAPYILPKILQGFMVKFPQVKLVVWEQTTENIIQQLKQGTLDCGILSTPLHESTLTEIPVFYENFVAYASKNSKLFKKKTITPDDIDMEEIWVLNEGHCMREQVLNICQRRKATKGFQHFEYNTGSVETLKRMVDTNNGATILPELALADMNEKQRDRVRYFKSPEPAREISLVIHRNFLKRRMIEALKNEIIEFVPKRLRTKKKKEIMEI from the coding sequence ATGACCATAACTCAGCTTGAATACGCTATAGCGGTAGATACCTACCGTAGCTTTGTGGCTGCTGCCGAAAAGTGCTTTGTTACCCAACCTACCTTAAGTATGCAGATACATAAGCTGGAAGAAACGCTGGGCGTAAAGCTATTTGACAGGGGCAGGCAGCCTGTAGTACCTACCGAAATTGGCGCCGAAATAATAGCCCAGGCGCGTGTTTTGCTGGCCGAAAGTGAAAAGATAAAAGAAATTATATCCGACAGGCAAAAAGATCTTTCAGGCGAATTAAAGGTTGGTATCATTCCAACAGTAGCTCCTTACATATTACCAAAGATATTACAGGGCTTCATGGTCAAATTCCCCCAGGTTAAACTGGTAGTATGGGAGCAAACTACCGAAAACATAATTCAGCAGTTAAAGCAAGGCACATTAGATTGCGGCATACTATCCACTCCATTGCACGAAAGCACCTTGACCGAAATACCCGTATTTTATGAGAATTTTGTTGCCTATGCATCAAAAAACAGCAAGCTTTTTAAAAAGAAAACCATTACACCCGATGATATAGATATGGAAGAAATATGGGTGCTTAACGAGGGGCATTGTATGCGCGAGCAGGTACTAAATATATGCCAGCGCCGTAAAGCCACCAAGGGTTTTCAGCATTTTGAGTATAATACAGGCAGTGTAGAAACACTAAAGCGCATGGTAGACACTAACAACGGCGCTACTATTTTGCCGGAGCTTGCACTTGCAGACATGAATGAGAAACAACGCGACCGCGTGCGCTATTTTAAAAGCCCCGAGCCGGCACGCGAAATAAGCCTGGTGATACACCGCAACTTTTTAAAGCGCCGCATGATAGAAGCCTTAAAAAATGAGATAATTGAATTTGTACCAAAAAGGCTACGTACCAAAAAGAAAAAAGAGATAATGGAAATATAG
- a CDS encoding HIT family protein, translating to MSIFSKIIAGEIPAHKVAETNEFLAFLDISPLAEGHVLVIPKKEVDYIFDIDDETYMGLQMFAKIVATGIKKAIPCKKVGVAVIGLEVPHAHIHLIPMNRVDDMNFARPKLNPTKEELEATAQKIVTALREVTH from the coding sequence ATGAGCATATTCTCAAAGATAATAGCAGGCGAAATACCGGCGCATAAGGTTGCTGAAACCAATGAATTTTTGGCTTTTTTGGATATAAGCCCCTTAGCCGAAGGACATGTGTTGGTTATACCCAAAAAGGAAGTTGATTATATATTTGATATAGACGACGAAACCTACATGGGCCTGCAAATGTTTGCCAAAATTGTAGCCACCGGCATAAAAAAAGCCATTCCTTGTAAAAAGGTTGGCGTAGCTGTTATAGGTTTAGAAGTGCCCCATGCCCACATCCATTTAATACCGATGAACAGGGTGGATGATATGAATTTCGCGCGCCCCAAGCTTAACCCTACTAAAGAGGAACTGGAGGCAACCGCACAAAAAATTGTAACTGCTTTAAGGGAAGTAACCCATTAG
- the greA gene encoding transcription elongation factor GreA, with translation MAEVSYYTKEGLENLKEELQRLKTTGRSDISKQIAEARDKGDLSENAEYDAAKEAQGLHEAKIAKMQEMLSNARLLDESKLDVSKVLALSIVKIKNTKNGATMSYQLVSESEADLKSGKISVLSPIAQGLLGKKVGDKTEIAVPAGKMEFEILEISR, from the coding sequence ATGGCAGAGGTATCTTACTACACCAAAGAAGGTTTAGAAAATTTAAAAGAAGAATTACAACGACTAAAAACAACCGGCAGATCTGATATATCAAAGCAAATTGCCGAGGCCCGCGATAAAGGTGACCTTTCGGAAAATGCCGAGTACGATGCTGCAAAAGAAGCGCAGGGATTACACGAAGCTAAAATAGCCAAGATGCAGGAAATGCTTTCGAACGCGCGCCTGCTTGATGAGTCTAAACTGGATGTGTCAAAGGTTTTAGCGCTATCTATCGTAAAAATAAAGAACACTAAAAACGGTGCTACCATGAGCTATCAATTAGTATCAGAAAGCGAAGCCGATTTAAAATCGGGCAAAATATCAGTACTATCGCCAATTGCACAAGGCCTGTTAGGCAAAAAAGTAGGCGATAAAACCGAAATAGCAGTGCCGGCAGGCAAAATGGAATTTGAAATACTGGAGATATCCAGGTAA
- a CDS encoding phosphoglycerate dehydrogenase, with translation MKKSILIVDDLHPIFIEQAEALGYACDYQPTITPQAAYSLLNNYTGLAIRSKFQVSKEIIDSAPSLQFVCRAGAGMDNIDEAYAQQRNIQLINAPEGNMDAVGEHAIGLLLNLMNHINTADAEVRAGKWLREANRGHELKGKTVGIIGYGHMGSSFAKKLSGFGVSIIAYDKYKTGFSDRIAREVSMEEIVKHSDVLSLHVPLTAETNGLVNDEYLFHFKKPIFFINTSRGKVVETSAVLNAIKQGKILGAGLDVLEVEKFPQLTEQPWFEELSKSGKVILSPHVAGWTFDSYRKISEVMARKLADLVVSE, from the coding sequence TTGAAAAAGAGTATTTTAATTGTTGATGACCTGCACCCTATATTTATAGAACAGGCGGAAGCCCTTGGTTACGCTTGCGATTATCAACCCACTATAACACCACAGGCCGCTTATAGCTTGCTTAACAATTATACAGGGCTGGCTATACGCTCGAAATTTCAGGTATCTAAAGAGATAATTGATAGCGCACCCAGCCTGCAATTTGTTTGCCGGGCCGGTGCCGGTATGGATAACATTGACGAGGCCTATGCGCAGCAGCGTAACATACAGCTAATTAACGCACCCGAAGGCAACATGGATGCCGTGGGCGAGCACGCGATTGGCTTATTACTTAATTTAATGAACCATATTAATACTGCCGATGCCGAGGTGAGGGCCGGTAAATGGTTGCGAGAAGCTAACCGCGGGCACGAGTTAAAGGGCAAAACAGTTGGCATTATTGGTTACGGCCATATGGGCAGTAGCTTTGCTAAAAAGCTTTCGGGCTTTGGGGTAAGTATTATTGCTTACGATAAATATAAAACCGGCTTTAGCGACCGAATTGCCCGCGAAGTAAGTATGGAGGAGATAGTTAAACATAGCGATGTACTTAGTTTGCATGTACCGCTAACCGCCGAAACCAACGGCCTGGTAAACGACGAGTACTTGTTTCATTTTAAAAAGCCTATATTTTTTATCAATACATCGCGTGGCAAGGTGGTAGAAACCAGCGCTGTTTTAAATGCCATTAAACAAGGTAAAATTTTAGGTGCCGGGCTTGATGTACTTGAAGTTGAAAAATTTCCGCAATTAACTGAGCAGCCCTGGTTTGAAGAATTGAGCAAAAGCGGCAAGGTTATTTTAAGCCCCCATGTAGCCGGCTGGACCTTTGACAGTTACCGTAAAATAAGCGAAGTAATGGCACGTAAGCTTGCTGATTTGGTTGTTAGTGAGTAG
- the rsmA gene encoding 16S rRNA (adenine(1518)-N(6)/adenine(1519)-N(6))-dimethyltransferase RsmA has protein sequence MTLVRAKKHLGQHFLTDKNIAQKIVESLRPAGKYKQVLEVGPGMGILSDFLLQKAEYETFLIDIDTESYTFLKKKYPDLRDRLINADFLELDFKAKFDAQMAVIGNFPYNISSQILFKILDHRDQVHEVVGMFQKEVAERCSAKAGSKEYGILTVFLQAYYKVEYLFTVKAGVFNPPPKVLSAVIRLTRNGTETLGCDEKLFWQVVKAGFNQRRKTLRNALSSLINKEKMTDNKTLDLRAERLTVDDFVKLTNEIVANR, from the coding sequence ATGACATTAGTAAGAGCAAAAAAACATTTAGGGCAACACTTTCTTACTGATAAAAATATAGCTCAAAAAATTGTAGAGAGCCTGCGGCCAGCCGGTAAATATAAACAAGTGCTTGAGGTTGGCCCGGGAATGGGCATCCTGTCTGACTTTTTATTGCAAAAGGCTGAATACGAAACCTTTTTGATAGATATTGATACCGAGTCGTACACGTTTCTCAAAAAAAAATATCCCGATCTGCGCGACCGCTTGATTAACGCCGATTTTTTAGAGCTCGACTTTAAGGCCAAGTTTGATGCCCAAATGGCGGTAATTGGTAATTTCCCTTACAACATATCATCGCAAATACTTTTTAAGATATTAGACCACCGCGACCAGGTGCATGAGGTGGTTGGCATGTTTCAAAAGGAGGTTGCCGAGCGCTGCTCCGCTAAAGCCGGTAGTAAGGAATACGGCATACTCACCGTGTTTTTGCAGGCCTATTATAAGGTAGAATATTTATTTACCGTGAAAGCCGGAGTGTTTAACCCGCCGCCCAAGGTGCTGTCGGCCGTTATACGCCTTACACGCAATGGAACCGAAACTTTGGGTTGCGACGAAAAGCTATTTTGGCAAGTGGTTAAAGCCGGCTTTAATCAGCGCCGTAAAACACTGCGAAATGCGCTTTCATCTTTGATCAATAAGGAAAAAATGACCGATAACAAAACCCTCGACCTGCGTGCCGAACGCTTAACGGTAGACGATTTTGTTAAATTAACCAACGAGATAGTAGCCAACCGCTAA